A window of Castanea sativa cultivar Marrone di Chiusa Pesio chromosome 8, ASM4071231v1 genomic DNA:
ctgtgtgacttccacatatgccttcatgtaactcttccaatAAAGGCTCCACTGCCTCAGGGTGCACGCACAATAAATATGGCCCTGAGTGAGAGCACTTATACAACTTCTGGTCTCTAGATAGCCAGTAGGGGCACTTCTACGCACCTTTTCTACTTCACACTTGTCCTCGGGCAACATTACCTGCTTCAAAAAGGCTACTATAAGGTCCATCTAGCTCGTCCCCACATAGAGGCTATAAACCCTGACCAAGGATACCCCTGTGAGACTTGAGCTATTCATCTCCTCGAAAACCACAACCTAAGGAAGACCTGACCCTAGAGAAGTGGCCAGCATGGCCAAAGGATCTGCATGAGAGTTCTGCCCCTAGGGATTTGCTTCAATGCAAAACTCTTAAAATGAGCCCGAACACTCTGTACCATAGCAAGATACCCCTGCATTCTCTCATCCCGAGCCTCAAACTCTCCATTAACCTGGCCCACCACCAACCTAGAATCAGAATACAATTCCACCACATCTCCCCCTAACTACTTGACCATTGCTACTCCTGCTAACAAagcctcgtactcggcctcgttgttaGTAGTTAGGAAACCAAACCGTAACGATTTCTCCATTACTAGCTTCCCAGGAGTGATTAACATAATCCCAATCCTCGTTCCCTTTCGGTTAGATGCCTCATCTATATAAACCTCCCAAGGGAGGACAACGATGGCCGACGTGACTATCATCCCAatcctttttcttccttctctatTGTACCCTCAGTAAACTCCGCCACAAAGTCTGCTAGAATTTTCCCCTTTATGGCAGTCCAAGGCATGTATTTGACATTGTAGGCTCCAAGCATGGTTCCTCACTTAACAATTCTGCCTGCATAGTCTGATTTCCTTAAAAGAGCTTGCAAAGGGAGCTGGGTGAGCACCACCACAGTGTgagcctgaaaataatggggtaGCTTCCTTGTGGCACGCACTATGGCCAAAACTGCCTTCTCCAAAGGTAAATAGCATGTCTCAGCCTCCTATAAGGACTTATTAATATAATAGACAGGCCTCTAGACCCCATCCTCGCTTTTGACCAAGACGAGACTAACAGCATAGTCTGTGACTGCTAGGTAAGCATACAACACTTCCTCCTTCTTAGGTCTGGAGAGTATTGGAGGACTTGACAAGTACTGCTTAAGATCCTCAAAAGTTGTTCCACTTGTAAAGAAGCTGGAAAAAGGGACGACACCTAACCGCCGACCTAAAGATGAATCTATTTAAGGCAGCTGTCATTCCAGTCAACCTCTACACCTCTTTTGGATTTCGAAGGGGATGTAAAATGTTAATAGCCTTAATCTGCTCGAGGTTGACCTCAATCCCACAGTGAGTAATCATGTAGCCCCAAAACTTGCCCGAGCTGACCCTAAAAGAACACTTAGAGGTGTTCAGGTGTAACTTATGCTTTCTTAGGAATGAGAATGTCTCCCCTAAATGGGCCAAATGCTCTCTTATCtgcttactcttcaccaccatgtcatcaatgtatGCCTCCATGTTCCTTTCTAGCTATGACTCAAACATTCGCGTCACCATTCTCTAAGACGTGGATCCTACATTCTTGaggccaaagggcatcaccCGATAATGATAGTTCCCATTAGGATCACGAAAGGCCATCTTCTCCTAATTAGGTAATGATAGGGGTATCTGatggtaaccttggaaggcgtccaagaaactcatccgggGATGTCCCATCTTGGCATCCACCAACAGGTCAATTCTAGGGATGGGGAAGGGGTCTTTTGgacaaattttattcaaatcagtgaagtccacgtaGACTcgccacttcccattcttcttcttaaccaCCACAGTGTTGGCCAACCATTCGGAATAGAAGATCTCCCTAATAGCTCCAACCTACTTCAACTTGTTCACCTCCACCTTTACTGCCTCGGCGTGATCCTTGGATGATCGCCAAGGAGGCTGTTTGTGTGGCACAGCCTCGGGATTAACGTTCAGTTGATGACATATAAATCCAAGGTCAACCCTTGGGACATCATAAGTACTCTAGGTGAATACTTCAATGTTGGCCTTTAGAAACTTCACCAACTCAGCTTTTTTCAAGGATGGAAACTGGGATCCCACTTGGAAATATTGTTCTTGATCCTGTCCTATGATCATTCTCTCTAGATCCTCAGACGACTCTCCAAATGTCCCTGTCTATTGCCCCCGTGCGAGGCCCCTTAGTTGCTATGGGACTGGATCTTTAACCACCACAACAGGATCCGTAAAACTACCACGCCATTGCTGATACCGAGCACTGCCTAGCCATGGCCTGGCTACCCACCAATTCTCCCACTCTTCCCTGAGTAGGATACTTAACCTTAGGATGCAAGGTTGAGGACACAACACCTATAGCGTGAAGCCAGGGTCTGGCTAGGATAGCTGTGTAGGGGAAAAAAGCCTTCACTACAATGAAGTTAACCTGCACCTCCTTATCCCTAGCCTATACTAGTAACCTTATCATTCCTCGGGGGACCACCATCCTGCCATCAAAGCCCACCAACGGTGAATCATACCTCTCTAGGTCTTCAGGCTTCAAATTTAGCCCCCGGTACAAATCGGGGTACATTATCTCTGCTCCACTTCCCTAATCAACCAACACCCTCCTTACGTTATAACCCTAATCCTAATAGTAACCACCagtgcatcatcatgtggttggataGTTCCCTCCTTATCCTCCTCAGAGAAACCCAAGGTAGGGGTGATCGTCCCTCTAGCTTTTTTAGAAGACTGAGCATTGTACTTCAGATCACAACCTTCACCTACAGACATAACTCGAATACCCGGGCCCACATTGCCCTCGGGTTTGGCAAAGATCACATTGATGGTACCCAACGCTGGCCGAGGAGTGCTATCCCGACTAAACTTAGCCCCTGGGTGACTGAACTGCTCTGCAGGCTGATGCAAAAATCGATTGAGCTTCCCCGCCTTCACCAACTGGCTCAAGTGATCTTGTAGGGTTCTgcaatcctcggtggtatgtCCCCTGTCCTTATGGTAATGACAATAGAGCCTTTGATTTCTACTGGACGAGTCCCCGcccatcttattgggccacttAAAATAAGGTTCACCCTTAATTTTCTCTAGTATTTGATACACAGGCTCTTTAAACAAGGAGTTGACCAACTGAGCTCCCGCAGATGATAGATGATTAGAAAACTCCCTTCCAGGGCGACCCTAGTATCCCCTTCTCGAGAATTCCTTCTATCCGAGGACATCTTAGCCTTACCCTTTCCCCGTATCTGGTCCTCCTCCACCCTTTACTAATCATCTATATGCTCCATAAGTTGGTGCATGTTCAAGGCAGACTTCATCGTCAACGACTTCCTCAACTTGTGCTCGGCAGGAAGCCCAACCTTAAAAGTCCTCACGGCCACATCCTCAAAGTCTTCATCGATCTCGTTATATGTCTCCCGATTCCTATCCGAGTAGGTCTTGAGGGTCTCTCCTTCCCTCATCGCCATAGACAGCAAAGAGTCCAAAGGCTTAGAGACTCTGTTGCAAGTTATGAATCTGGCCCTAAATGCCCTCGTTAGCTCCTCGAAAGACCCCACTGACCCTTCTTCCAAGGCATCGAACCAACGTATAGCCACGGGTCTGAGACTAGAGGGGAACACCTTACACATAAGGGCCTCATTATTGGCATGGACCGCTATcttctgattaaagtggctgaCGTGCTCCACGGGATCAGTTCTTCCATTGTAAACGGCAAATGTCAGTTGAGAGAACCGATGGGGAAGCTTGGCCTTGTTAATCCTCCTAATGAAGGGTGATTTAGAAATCTGCTATAAGGCCTTACTCATTGCATCGTTCCCCATGCCATGGTGAGAAGGCCTTCTCTCACGCTTATGACCACCCATCTCCCACTTATTCTAGAGCGAACAGGCTGAAAAGGACTCACTAAATGGATTTCTAGACCCACAACGATATGAACGGTCCTTGCTTCCCCCAGAACCATCTCTTGGTGGGGAGGACAGACTTCTCCTATCACGCTCCCTACGTCTGACCCTGGCACGCAAGTGATCAACTTCTTGCTGCAACCTCTGTGTCTCCTGACCATGTAAGATATGACTTCTAGTCCCTGAGTGACTCTGCTCAGTACACTCAGTATGATAAGACTCCACCATAACACTTGGAGTATATTGCCTATCCATCCTTCGCTCAAAGTTAACGAATTGGTTCTCCCTTTGTGAGCCAACTGATTCCTCCCTATCATGGCCCACATTAGCCATAGACACTCAAGCCGAATCCACAACACCTTGTTGTTTCCACAGACGCAGCTAATTGTAAGGGCCAAAAATTCGGTC
This region includes:
- the LOC142606249 gene encoding uncharacterized protein LOC142606249, coding for MGGDSSSRNQRLYCHYHKDRGHTTEDCRTLQDHLSQLVKAGKLNRFLHQPAEQFSHPGAKFSRDSTPRPALGTINVIFAKPEGNVGPGIRVMSVGEGCDLKYNAQSSKKARGTITPTLGFSEEDKEGTIQPHDDALVVTIRIRVIT